From a region of the Methanobrevibacter thaueri genome:
- a CDS encoding transposase encodes MTKQIVSALNSNIDFIQLKLYDFSDEKIDQEKIISERLNKSPKIENTNQKLFLDENNTFKYDNPICPVCGSHKIIKKGTITKNKQNINGKTTEFKEQQYQCKKCGKKFGIYNNPLIGEHKQFLQEIIDKIPGIMKIGYQSLRKISKYFEIFLGIRISHQTIKNWSNKNHEETINNEEFEYSGYYLYDEQFLRLNGVRHYRLTLFDAILNIPVSERIVRRRIPKNTKKFILDSTVYKPFICLTTDLFPMYRNIADEIGVNHQLCTFHLFQTIHHKLKVYCRRNKINGKERDYIYENAQELKDCFRQNSTKEAIEKFKQYLQNYMAIPVVLKDFIRKHIINHFHRYVQHLDDENIERTSNKVENYYRQTNPEIIKKLYKTKNGILTFLDYQMENWTEKHLKIK; translated from the coding sequence ATGACCAAACAAATCGTATCTGCCCTCAATAGTAATATAGACTTTATACAACTTAAACTTTACGATTTTTCTGATGAAAAAATTGATCAAGAAAAAATCATTTCAGAAAGACTAAATAAAAGTCCTAAAATTGAAAATACAAATCAAAAGCTATTTTTAGATGAAAATAATACTTTTAAATATGATAATCCTATTTGTCCAGTTTGTGGAAGTCATAAAATAATTAAAAAAGGCACTATAACAAAAAACAAACAAAATATCAATGGAAAAACCACAGAATTTAAAGAACAGCAATATCAGTGCAAAAAATGTGGAAAAAAATTTGGAATATACAATAATCCATTAATTGGTGAACATAAACAATTTTTACAAGAAATAATAGATAAAATTCCAGGAATAATGAAAATAGGATACCAATCACTTCGTAAAATAAGTAAATACTTTGAAATATTTCTTGGAATTCGAATATCTCACCAAACAATCAAGAACTGGTCCAACAAAAATCATGAAGAAACAATCAATAATGAAGAATTTGAATATTCTGGCTACTATTTGTATGATGAGCAATTTTTAAGACTTAATGGAGTTAGACATTACAGATTAACTTTATTTGATGCAATACTTAATATTCCGGTCTCAGAAAGAATAGTTCGCCGCAGAATACCGAAAAATACTAAAAAATTTATCTTAGATTCAACGGTATATAAACCATTTATATGCTTAACAACTGATTTATTTCCTATGTATCGTAACATAGCTGATGAAATAGGTGTTAATCATCAATTATGCACATTTCATTTGTTTCAAACAATACATCACAAATTAAAAGTGTATTGCAGAAGAAACAAGATTAATGGAAAAGAAAGAGATTATATCTATGAAAACGCGCAGGAATTAAAAGATTGTTTTAGACAAAACTCAACAAAAGAAGCAATAGAAAAATTTAAACAATATTTACAAAATTATATGGCCATACCAGTAGTATTAAAAGATTTTATAAGAAAACACATCATAAATCACTTTCACAGATATGTACAGCACTTAGATGATGAAAATATTGAAAGAACATCCAATAAAGTCGAAAATTACTACAGACAAACCAATCCAGAAATAATTAAGAAATTATACAAGACTAAAAATGGAATTCTAACATTTTTAGACTACCAAATGGAAAATTGGACCGAAAAACATCTAAAAATAAAATAA